One stretch of Eggerthella lenta DSM 2243 DNA includes these proteins:
- a CDS encoding PrgI family protein, translating into MSLQIPIQKDIGEYDEKIVGKLTLRTLCCLALGFSAAVAVAAVLHLGLKVDVSAMTLPIMAAALPFWLAGFCKPYGLPFERFVPLLASHALNNQSLTYRSCAAIEKAALMPERKPRKRTRREKRAFRKKGSENYEPTKQAAQLQARG; encoded by the coding sequence ATGTCGCTTCAAATTCCCATCCAAAAAGACATCGGCGAGTACGACGAGAAGATCGTCGGAAAGCTCACCCTAAGGACGCTTTGCTGCCTGGCGCTCGGCTTCTCCGCCGCGGTGGCGGTTGCCGCGGTCCTTCACTTGGGACTCAAGGTCGATGTCTCGGCCATGACGCTCCCGATCATGGCGGCAGCCCTGCCGTTCTGGCTCGCGGGGTTCTGCAAGCCCTACGGCTTGCCCTTCGAGAGGTTCGTCCCGCTGCTGGCGTCCCATGCCCTGAACAATCAGTCACTCACGTATCGCAGCTGCGCGGCAATCGAAAAGGCCGCTCTCATGCCTGAGAGAAAGCCGCGCAAGAGGACGCGCCGCGAAAAACGCGCGTTCAGGAAGAAAGGAAGTGAAAACTATGAGCCGACAAAGCAAGCAGCGCAGCTCCAAGCGCGAGGATAG